In Cryptomeria japonica chromosome 5, Sugi_1.0, whole genome shotgun sequence, the genomic window TGAGGTAGTGAACCTCTTTAGCAagtcatttttttttgtttggtgGACTTTAGGGATTGTGTGCTTCCTTTGGGCCCATCCCATATAACCTATTGTTTAATATTGTTTCCATTTGTGAGATTGAATTTGGACAGTAGATCTAAGTAGCttttctcaccatggtttctctcttgtgaGGTTTTTCATGTATATCATTCTCTTGTGCACTTGTGTTgattgctttatctttcattggtgTTGTTTAGTTCAAAGATTTGAATTGTAAGTCGATACAAAAAAGTTTAAGTTTCAAGGGATACTGAATAAGGACTTAATCTCTAACAAATAATGTGTGAATCCAACAATACATTAATCAATTTTTGGGTTTCTAAATTTTGTTCATAAGGATAGTAATAAAGTCTATGTTAGGAGGAATACTCCTATTATTATTTGAATGGAATGATCATGGTCTCTAACTAGAGGTAGGACCTTGGGTTCTTTGAaaaattgttgatgttgttgaACAATCTCTTGAAGCTTTGGTGGATCTTGAAATTTAACATGTCTTGTGCTTTTAAAAAATGGAGTTGTGACACTACATCGTAATATTATTTCTTAAGTAGTTTTTCCATCATATAATATATGATAAATTAGCTTGGTGGCAATTGAATCTAAACAAGCTTACATGTGTTTGTTTGTACTGAAATTATTGAAAATAATGACATCATTCCCAATTGTTTAAGCCATTGCATGTCCCAAGCTATATTTGCTTCCCTAATTaggatgatttttttaaaaattctaatctaGTAATTATTTCCCTTTGAGATTTTGATATGACAAAATTCTCCACCATAAGAGAGTGAATTACCATTGGTTATCATGATCTAAATATTAAAGATTCTAGATAGACAAAATATTTGAGCTCATTACCCAATATTTTGTTAATGAAGTTGTGTGTATTACTTGTATTGACTAGCAATATCCCCTTCTACTTCTTGATATAATCAGCCATGTTGAGTATTTGTAGTGTATTTATCACATTTTATGGATAGACATGGAGATAGTAAGGATAATTTCCTTCTCAAAATTGAAAATACTAAAAATTCACAATTGGTTCTTTTGTAGTTACTTCTCCCCCTCTTTTAATGTCATTCTTAACAATTGTTAGTCTTTTCTTGTTATAAACACACTTATGACCTCTAGAATATTTGCTATCATAATACCAAAAGAGACCCTTTTCTCTTTTGTCTTCCATTGAGATGCAAGCTTAGTAATGTGCCTCAAGTTAATGAATTTGACCACATTTTTGTTAATAGAATTAGATGCATttctttctctctatcttgttgttTCTTTAGGCTTTCATGGACCCTTTGGTGGTAGCGTTTCATTGATCAATATGCAACACTTATTGCATATATTTCATAAAATTTGTACAAGATTCCAACAAATAAATATCATGTTTAGTTCAACCATTGAGTATAGTGATCTGTAGAATTACAACCATTAGTATTGTGTTTGGATCTTGAGTTTAATTGCCAATCTTATATGATCAACATTATGCTTGGTTATGGATcttatatttaaaaaatgattaGATGGCTGAAATAATTTGTTTTCATGGTTGCTCATAGCGAGTAGCTAAATCATTAGTAAATTATTTTCAATTGAGCACCTATAGTTACTTATCATTTCTCATCCATTAATATTGTTGGTAGATTCATATTCTAAATGTGGCGAGGTCATCTCAATATTGCATTCTCAAGTAGATTATGAAGCTTAAAATATAATTCCATAAGATTCATCCAAAATGTGAAtgcttattatgggtaggttcaaTTTTCGACCTTGGAAAGATTGCCCTATTCCTTGGTTTGGCTTATTGAGGTGGTGCACTCTCAAGGTAATTTAACTAAGACATTAATTTAGATAATAGTTCACATTAAAACCTATCAAGACCCTCTTTTAAAGTTGTTGTCTAGGAAAACGAATTATCCATTATTATATTTACGATTATTTCACATACTAATGAAAATATTTCCTCAACTTTATGTGATGGATAGTAAAGAGAGTTATTGAGCTCAATGGTTATAGAAAAGTTCTCTAATAAAAAAGATAAGATGACTTCTTAtatgcttattaatattttctaaaCTCTAGATTTTTTATTAAGTAGAGAAAGGAAGCATTTGGTGCAAGTTGTAATCATAAAACTTTAAGGCACGagctagaattgaaattgatattcctCTAACTAAATATAGACCAGCTGCAATTTGAAACTATAAAGACTAGACTCTACATATTTTTTCATAAACTTTTCAAAAATCGAAACAAATCTAAAAAATTAGAAATCTACAAAGCAAATCTATATAAGATAATaaaattatgacaacttaataaaaaGTGAGCACAAAAACTAAAATTCGAAATGTAGTTTCCTTGCATATATCTTTTAGCGCTTTGAAAAATTTACTAGAAAAAAATATGATTGCTTGAAAAAAATGATGAAACCATAATTCTTGTCCAAATTAAAGTTTTAATACTCTTTTTaagaataaaaaatcaaatcatcTTGAACAAAAGAatctcaaaaattaaaattaataatgtAAATTCAATATTACAAATTTATAATGAGAGATCTTTCCTCTAAATTCATTCTAAAAACATACACGATCACATCCAGAAAAGACCACAATTAACATTTAGATTATAGAAAACTGATATCCTTAAAAAATATCAATGTTAATATACTACACATTCATAACATAATTACACTTTGAAAAGTAAAATTTTAAGAGCATTAACTGTAACATGCATCCCCTGTTACTAGCCCACTAAAAATTCATACCATGGTTTGAAACAGAAGCCTCACCATCGTTATCCTCTTCTTTGGACTTTTCAGCTTCAAGTCTGTACTGAGCATATATGTCACTTCTGTAGAACTTCCTTGTCCTGAAAACAAGAATGCCTGAAACAAGAGCCCCAAATAATGACACCAACGTCATTATGATGAAACTAAGGCGAAAGCACTCATGTCCCATGCAGGTCAGCTTATTATGAGCTGTTGCAGGTGCATTAGCTCCCTGCAACAATTCTGCAGAAAAGTACTGTTTTCTGGCTTCTTTATCATATAGTTTTCCAGCTACTCTCACTGAGAGAAGATAGGATCCCAGTGGGCTTGCAGCAGCTCCAAAATTGTAAAGAGTAGCATAGTACTTTAGACCAAAGAGCTCTGAGATAACAGCAAAAACCACAGGCCATTGAGCTCCAAAAGACAGGCCTATAATGATTGAGGCTACATATAGTGATCCAGGCAGAGCAAATGCTATAAAAATATGCCCAATACAAGCAATAAGCATTATTATGGTAAACAACAAAGGTCTGGGAAATTTGTACTTAAGCAAGAGAAACTCAGACAAGTATCCTGACACCACACGGCCCAGAAAGTTCCAGATGCTGATGAGAGAAACAAAAGTGCTGATATTCACAGGAGTGTATCCCAGAGATTGCCCAATCTGACCCATGTTATCAATGGCAGTGAGAGTGGTTCCAACCCCACAAGTAGTGGCTATAAATAAGATTATCATGTCCCCACTCACAAGGGCCTGTGGAATGGTGAAGTCCTCTCCTCTGGTTGGGCCCTTGAAAATTCTTGCCAGACTGGATCTTATGGATTCGGGCTTGTCTTCCTGTTGGTTCGCAGGAGCTCCCCTGCGCGAATCTGTTAACTTGATCTCCCTAGGGTTTTGCTCCTTGTTTTTACTTCCAACAATATCAATCTGCAGAGGCTTCTGAGACCCTTGTCCCCTCCGAGAAGAGAGTTTTTCAAGCTTCATTTTGTCAATCTCTGCATCAACAACCACAAGAAGATTAAACATAAGGAAAAGAATGGCAAAGACAGCTACAATTTGGTAGCCTGATTGTGGAAACTTCTTCACTCTATTCTCAACCACAGTCATGACCATCAGAAACCCTGCGAGGGCTAGGGCTATGTAAAGGAAGTTGTAGAAGCGCTTCAGCTCTTTCTTCTCTGTAATCACTTTAGTGGGTCTCACTATTAACATGACAGCCAGGGATACTGCAGAGGGCAACACACCAAGCAGAAGAATTACTCCTGTGTTGTTCTGGCCATAGATAGCATGGTATATTTGAGTGAAGATTGCTCCACTGAGCCCTACAAATCCCTTAAGAATTCCCAGCACACTTCCTCTGCTCTGAGGGAAATTCTTGACACAGGTAACCAGAGACCCTGTATTCGCAAAAGTCTGAGAATTGGATCCTATGTAGATGTATAAATACATCTGCCAAGTCTTGGGCTTGGCAATCCTTTGGGTCACAGATAACCAGATCATTAAATAACCAGTGATGTTCATAATGGCTCCTATGCCCAAAACTACCCATGGTGGAGTAACCTCGTTGATCAGACCAGACAAAATGCCAACATTCCCTCCCAGATCTTTGAAAAATCCCAATGTGGTCAGAGTCTCTTGATCATAGCCCAGGACTGTTTTAATCGCTTGTGAGTATATACCAAATATGTAAGTCCCTCCTGCAACGGACATGATCAGAAAAGATATAAATACCACAAACCATCTTCCTGTAGCCACATTTCTGGCCAAAACAGAGAACTCTGTTTTATCCATTCTTACTGCAAACAAAATTCAAACGCAGTACCTAGAGTAATGTTTTTCTGACTTGGGTTCTGCAATCAATGGCAGTTTAGATATTCAAGAATGTACCCAGTCCAGCAATATGAAGAGCATCCCTATATTGTACAAATCAAATAACTATAACGTGCACTTAAAATATCTCATACAATTCTTGTGATCTCTTTTCCCATGTCTGATGATATTGATGGGTTTGGAATCTATTAGAGGTGTAATTAAGAACTAATCAGCCGTAAGCCATCGTGGAAGATTCGACAAAAGAATCCAAGAATACACAGGACTTTGATTCTTAATGCAGTCGATAGTGAGAAGAATTATAACTTAGAATTACATCAAGCTAGGtcaacaaaatatttttttgttcaAACTTGTTACATTGCACGATCTCCAACTTAAGCTACTATACAATTGAAGTGTATTAGTTTATATTGCGTTTTTTAATTTAAGTTTCAAAGAAGTTATGGACTGATAAACAGTCACATCTTGTAACTTGAACTCCTGAGCGTgacatttttccaaaaaaaaattatatgcccGGGTTTGATAGCTTCAGAACTCAATATAGTCCAATATAGTCCAGGGGTACTGCGAGGTTTTTCAATGAATCTTGGATTGATAGTAAGATATGTTTTGGGTAATATATTGGAGAGTAGGTGAAAGTTGGAAGAAATGAACATTGTCTTTGTTAGACTAATTAGTTAGAATACAATTGAGTTGATCTTGTGCGGAAAAACTAAATATAAATGGATACAACTTATAATTTAATCAGACAAGAAAATGATTAACTTAGGATATTTATTATATTGACTAGATTTGTTGCTATAATTGTCACAATTGGAGAAAGATACAAAATTGTGTTATTTACTTCAAGGATATGCAGGTTTATTCATCCATTGGCTTGTCCCCaaatctttttcattttcttttagagcAAGGTGTTGATCAAATGCTGGACTATAGTTAAAAATAAGTCTATTGTTGGGCAAACTTTTTATGGTATATTCAAGAATATGGTTATCAACAATGTCCTTAAGAATGTTGTAGTATGAGTACAATAGAAGATGATCTTTTTTATAGTGTTGCCAAAAGAGTAGTTCGATTAATTCCTTTCGGTTGTCTTTTGTACTGGCATTACACCCTAAATATAAGTAAACAAAATTGCACCCTTTTATCCATATTGACAATTTTATCTAATTTTTGAACTCTTGAACATCTTGATGATAGATCTTAAATACTGATGCAAAAAAACATACACAATCATATCCAAAAACGTCCACAATTAACATTTAGATTTTAGAAAACTGATAGCCTTAAAAAATATCAATGTTAAATATACTACACATTCATAACCTTATTACACTTTGAAAAGTAAAATATTAAGAGCATAACTGTAACATGTATTCCCTTGTTACCAACCCACTTAATATTCATACCATCTCTTATTTGGCTACGGTGGTTTGAAACAAAACCCTATTTATCATTATCCTCTTCTTTGGACTTTTCGGCTTCAACTCTAAACTTAGCATAGATGTCACTTCTGTAAAACTTCCTTGTCCTGAAAACAAGAATGCATGAAACAAGAGCCCCAAATAATGATACCAATGCCATTATGATAAAACTAAGGCGAAAGCACTCATGTCCCATGCAGGTCAACTTATTATGAGCTGTTGCAGGTGCATTAGCTCCCTGCAACAATTGTGCAGAAAAATACTGTTTTCTGGCTTCTTTATCATATAGTTTTCCAGCTACTCTCACTGAGAGAAGATAGGATCCCAGTGGGCTTGCAGCAGCTCCAAAATTGTAAAGAGTAGCATAGTACTTTAGACCAAAGAGCTCCGAGATAACAGCAAAAACCACAGGCCATTGAGCTCCAAAAGACAGGCCTATAATGATTGAGGCTACATAGAGTGATCCAGGCAGAGCAAATGCTATAAAAATATGGCCAACACAAGCAATAAG contains:
- the LOC131055482 gene encoding uncharacterized protein LOC131055482; the encoded protein is MDKTEFSVLARNVATGRWFVVFISFLIMSVAGGTYIFGIYSQAIKTVLGYDQETLTTLGFFKDLGGNVGILSGLINEVTPPWVVLGIGAIMNITGYLMIWLSVTQRIAKPKTWQMYLYIYIGSNSQTFANTGSLVTCVKNFPQSRGSVLGILKGFVGLSGAIFTQIYHAIYGQNNTGVILLLGVLPSAVSLAVMLIVRPTKVITEKKELKRFYNFLYIALALAGFLMVMTVVENRVKKFPQSGYQIVAVFAILFLMFNLLVVVDAEIDKMKLEKLSSRRGQGSQKPLQIDIVGSKNKEQNPREIKLTDSRRGAPANQQEDKPESIRSSLARIFKGPTRGEDFTIPQALVSGDMIILFIATTCGVGTTLTAIDNMGQIGQSLGYTPVNISTFVSLISIWNFLGRVVSGYLSEFLLLKYKFPRPLLFTIIMLIACIGHIFIAFALPGSLYVASIIIGLSFGAQWPVVFAVISELFGLKYYATLYNFGAAASPLGSYLLSVRVAGKLYDKEARKQYFSAELLQGANAPATAHNKLTCMGHECFRLSFIIMTLVSLFGALVSGILVFRTRKFYRSDIYAQYRLEAEKSKEEDNDGEASVSNHGMNF